One stretch of Segatella copri DNA includes these proteins:
- a CDS encoding metal ABC transporter permease: MDILQYTFFQNALIGALLASILCGFVGTYIVTRRLVFISGGITHASFGGIGIGVFAGINPILSAMVFAILSAFGVQWVSRKKDVRKDSAIAMFWTLGMSVGIICCFLTPGFMPDLPSFLFGSILAIDSTDLWLLAGLTLFVALLFTFLLRPIQAIAFDSTFAKSQHLPVTAIEYMMMTLIAMTIVATIKMVGIVLAISLLTIPQMTANLFTYSYKRMIGASIVIGCIDCIVGLYASYLLNVPSGATIIFVSIILFAAARILAARKH; encoded by the coding sequence ATGGATATACTGCAATATACATTTTTTCAGAACGCGCTGATTGGCGCCCTACTGGCAAGCATCCTGTGCGGCTTTGTAGGCACCTACATCGTCACCCGCCGGCTGGTTTTCATCAGCGGTGGCATTACGCATGCCTCTTTTGGCGGCATCGGTATCGGCGTATTTGCAGGCATCAACCCTATACTCTCTGCCATGGTATTCGCCATCTTGAGTGCCTTCGGCGTGCAATGGGTATCACGGAAGAAAGATGTGCGCAAAGACTCTGCCATCGCCATGTTCTGGACCCTAGGCATGAGCGTGGGCATCATCTGCTGTTTCCTTACTCCTGGATTCATGCCTGACCTGCCCTCTTTCCTCTTCGGAAGCATACTTGCCATCGACAGCACAGACCTCTGGCTACTGGCAGGTCTTACCCTGTTTGTAGCATTGCTGTTCACCTTTCTGCTGCGTCCTATCCAGGCCATCGCATTCGACAGCACCTTTGCAAAATCGCAACATCTGCCGGTTACAGCGATAGAATATATGATGATGACGCTCATCGCCATGACCATCGTGGCAACCATCAAGATGGTGGGCATCGTACTTGCCATCAGTCTGCTCACCATACCACAGATGACAGCCAACCTCTTCACCTACAGCTACAAGCGCATGATAGGAGCCAGCATCGTGATAGGCTGCATCGACTGCATCGTGGGCCTCTATGCCAGTTATCTGCTCAATGTGCCATCAGGTGCAACCATCATCTTCGTCAGCATCATCCTGTTTGCAGCAGCAAGGATACTGGCAGCCAGAAAGCACTAA